The sequence TTTGTGAATTTTTTAAAAAAATAAAAGACCTTGTTTATTCCAAGGCCTTCTGACGTTGCTCGCGCGCTTGCCGAATGCGCTCCATATACACTTCTCCTTCTTTTTCTAACAGCTTTTCATCTATTTTCCTTTCTTCTCTTGCTGTGCGAATCGCCATATATCCGCTAATGATAATGCCTGCAAGAAGCAATGTAATAAGCA comes from Anoxybacillus flavithermus and encodes:
- a CDS encoding sporulation YhaL family protein codes for the protein MLITLLLAGIIISGYMAIRTAREERKIDEKLLEKEGEVYMERIRQAREQRQKALE